ACTTCTTCTTCCGGCACGCCATCGTAGATGTTCTTCAGGGTCTCGGCCAGGATGGCGTCCACGTCGATGCCGGCCAGGTTCTTGCTGGCGGCTTCGATGTTGGCGCGCAGGCGGGCCACGTCCAGCGGCAGCTTGCGGCCGTCCTTGCGCAGCACGTTGATCTGCACGCTGGTCAGCGCTTCGCCGCGGGCGGCGCGCTCTTGCGAGCGCTGTTCGCGGTACAGCACGTAGGCGCGGGCCACGTCGTGCTCGCCGAATCGCATCAGCGACAGCTCAACCTGATCCTGGATGTCTTCGATATGGATGGCGCCGCCTTCCGGCTTGCGGCGCATCAGCGCGTTGACCACCTGTTCGGTCAGTTGGGCCACCTTGTCGCGAATGCTGGCGGAGGTGGCGCCTTGATGCCCCATCACGGCCAGGAAGGCCTTGGTCATGGCGATGGAGATCTTGACGGGTTCGAACGGCACCACCGCGCCATTGCGTCGGATGGTCTTGTACAGGCTGAAATCGGCTTGCGGCGCTGCTGCGCGGCCGAGTTCCGCGGCGGTTTGCCCTTCAAAGGTGGTCAGTTGCATGTATCCCTCGATAAAGAGAAGTTTACGTCCGGCCGCGCTGCTTTCTTGAAGGGCAGGTCGGCTTGTGGACAATTCTGTTGAAAAGCTGTGTGCGGGCTGTGGGTAAACACAATATATACCGTCAGCACCGTCAAATCTGCCCAAATTCTAGTGGTCGGGGTGACGTAGTTCAAGTCTTGACTTTGGCTGGAAATCTGGCAGCGCAAGCGGAAAGCCGCGCCGTTATTGGCTTTGCGGGAATGGAAAATTTTTGGCGGGCGAAATGGCGACGGGATGCGGCTGTCAGAAAATGGCTTGAAACGCCGCATACGCTAGCAGCGGTTGCCCGTGATTGAATAGGCACTAGATGTTGTAGACATGCACTGTTGCGTGGCTGCTACGACCCTGACGTGAAAATGGCCGGCGGGGCGGCGGGGAGCGGAAATGCCCCGCGAGGGCGAGGCGGCTGGCGAACGCGGCGGCGCGCCGCCGCGAGCGGCGCATTACTGCTGCAGCTTGGTGGGGACGGATGCCCAGACCACGCCTTCCTCCGGGTTGCTGTACTGGGTTTTCAGCGCCGCGCCGTTCAGACTGACGGCGAAGGACTGAGGGCCGCCCCAGTTGATGCCGGTGCCCACCAGCGTGTACTGGCCCGGCGCCAGGTACACGTTGTAGGTGCCGGACAGCGGCGTGTCCACGCCGTCCAGGCTCAGCGGTCCGGTGTACTGGCCTTGTTTGAGATTGATGGTGACGTTGACCGGATTGCTGTTGCCGCTCTTGATGTCGGCGATCTGGTAGCTGTTGCCCCAGACGTAAGCGGTGAGGATGACTTGGTTGTCGCTGGCGGTAATGTGGATGGTGTTGGCCATCGGGCTCTCCTGAAACGGCGTGGAGCGGCGGACAGGCCGCCGCTCCAGGGTGTCGTGCATCCGCGCCGGGCATTCCGCGCATGGAAGCGAATGGCGTCGCCGGCCATGAAAATGTGTCCGCCGCTGCTGGTTTTCAGCGGGGCAACAGGCGGCGTGCTACGCAAACGGGTTCGTGTTTCGGCGCGTCGGGTAACGCAGGTTTCCTGCGCGTGCTGGATGTGCCCGCCACGGTTCGCGGGACGCGAGGGGTGCGGGCGGTCGATATTATTTTGCTCCAGCGGCCTCTTCCTCGGCTACGGTCTTGAACAGCGCCACCTCCACCACCTGGAATTCCCAGTGCTGATTCGAGCCATTGTGGTCGGTCCACAGGATGATGGGGTTGCCCAGCTCCACGACTGCGCCCTGGTTGTCCACCACCATGCCGTTGCCGCTGTTGATGATGGTTTGCGGCTTCTTCACCCAGTCCCAGGTTTGGCTCTTCTTGCCGAACTGGTAGTTGGTGACGGTCAGCTGGGTGCCTTGCGACTGGGGCGTGGCGTCCAGCACCAGCTGTTCCGACGAGGCCAGCCGGATGAGGCCGGTGAAGGTGTCGAGCGTCCAGCGGGTGCGGGTGGTGCCGCCCCTTTCATACTTGGCCAGCACGACTTTGCCGCCATTGGTGTCGTCGATAACGCCGATGCAGTAGCGGTTGTCTTGAGTGGAACGGATGACGTAACGCTGTTCCATGACTTACTCCTTGACTTGTGAGCATATGCCCATAGCAAGGATAGTTAACTGTTCGCTTTTATCTATCTGAAGAAATGCTTAAGTTTTAATGCTTATCTTTGAATTGGCAGACTGGGCGGCGGAAGGGCATCCGCATGCCGATCGAAGGGGAGAGATCAGCAGGGGCTGGAGCGCCGAGCCACTCTCGGGGCTGAGGCGGCCATGGTCTCCCCGCTGGCGCGGATGGGGTCTCAGAGCGCGCCTTGGCGCTGTCCATGGATTTCGCACGCCGTGCCGCCGACACCGGTGGACGCTTGCAAAAGCTCGGCGGTTAATTGAACGCTGGTTGTTTTTTATTCTAAAGCCATTGAATGGGTCGTGATCTTCAGGCGCCATTCCGCCGTTGATGGGCGGGCGGATCTTAGCGATTTCATGGGACCAGATGACTGGATTCCGCACGGGGCCGGTTAGGATGGGATCTGCTGAACGGAATGCGGGATCGTCAAAACGTTCGATCCAATGATTGGACCACTCGTTGTAAATGATACGTTGAAGCCTAGAAATGTAAGGGCCGCGGCCGGCGAGGGCGAGAAGGAGTGGAGGTAAGTGCGGCATACCTTCTCGAAGCCCTTCAAGCCAGTGAGCGAGCTCGTTTGCCGACGAGAGAGAGGTCAGTTGCTCATGGATGGCTAGCAGCGTGTATGCCGACCATGGGGGGCGCCTCGGCCAGAAGCTGCCGAACACGAACCTGCATGCGAACTCCCCGATCCCAATGCATCTGTTTCTCTTCATTTTAGTTTAAGCAAGTACATTTGCAGATGGGGGCTACAGTTAGATACAGAAGCTTGGCGCGGGGTGGCGAGCAATGCGATCATTTATGCTAAATAATTTCCGAAATTGATGCGTAAGCGCTTGATTTTTAAGGGTTGGAAATTGCCATTTTTATTAATGTTTTATTTGATAACTTGAAACGTAAGTCGTTGATATTCATATGAAAAGTATCACGATATGCACTTATAACATCCACAAGGGCATGTCCCCGCTGAACCGGCATGTGCGGGTGGGCGGGATGGCCGAGGCTTTGGCTGAGCTGTCGCCGGACATGCTGTTTCTGCAGGAGGTGCAGGGCAAAAATCTGGAGCGGGCTTTGCGCCATCAGATCTGGCCCGCTCAGCCGCAGCACCACTATTTGGCGGGACGGCTGGCGCATCGCGCGGTGTACGGGCTGAATGCCAGTTATGGCCATGGTCACCATGGCAATGCCTTGCTGACGCGGTTTCACGTTCGAGAGTGGTGCAATCGCGATATTTCGGTCAATCGTTTCGAAAGCAGGGGCGTGCTGCAATGCCTGTTGCAGCCGGATGGCTGGCCACAGCCGGTGGTGGCGCTGTGCGGCCATTTCAATTTGCTGGCCTTCGATCGGCGCAGGCAATACCGCGGCTTGGCCGATTATGTGCGGCAGGGCATAGCGGACCATCTGCCTTTGATCCTGGCCGGGGACTTCAACGACTGGCGCTGCGAGGCCAGCGCGTTGCTGCGGCAGGAGCTGGGCTTGGAGGAGGCGTTCCTGACGCTGCATGGACGCCATGCGCAAAGCTTTCCGGCGCGGATGCCGATGCTGGCGTTGGACCGCATCTACGTGCGCGGCTTGAAGGTGGAGTCGGCCAGGGTGCTAGGCGGCCGGCCATGGTCCGGCTTGTCTGACCATTTGCCGCTGTGCGCGGAGATCCGGCCGTTGTGGCGGTGGCCATAACCAGGAGGAATATAAAAATTTCCTGGAATTATATTGCAAAGAATTTTTCGCAATAACGAGACGATTGCTTATATTTTTTCAAAAGGGTGTTGACGCTAAGCGAAAAAAGATGTTCAATCTCAATCAAATTTATCGCCGATTTGAACACAGCTTGCGGGCGTAAAACAGCTAAAGCGTGGGTAGACAGACCCAGCAACATCTGAATCTGTCTGCATAAGTCTCCCGGATAGTCCGAAGATTTCCACAGCAAAGCCCGCCGCAGCAAACGGCGGGCTTTGTGCTTTGGGAGTGTTTGGAATGATTCATCTGCAAAATGTCCGCAAACGGTTCCGCCGCCCGGAAGGCGGTTGGTTCGACGCCGTGGCGGAGACCTCGTTGACCATCAAGGCTGGGGAAGTCTTCGGCCTGATCGGCTTCTCCGGCGCTGGCAAATCCACCTTGCTGCGCCTGATCAACCTGCTGGAGCGCCCGGACGACGGCGCCGTGATCGTGGACGGCCAGGATTTGACCAGCCTGTCTCCCAAGGCGCTGCGCGCAGCCCGTCAAAACATCGGCATGGTGTTCCAGCAGTTCAATCTGCTGGCCAACCGCACCGTCGCCGGCAATGTCGCCTTCCCGCTGGAGATCGCCGGCTGGAGCAAGGCCGATATCGAGAAGCGCGTGGCCGAGTGCCTGGCCGTGGTCGGCCTGGAAGACCGCGCCAACCATTATCCGGCCCAGCTGTCCGGCGGCCAGAAGCAGCGCGTCGGCATCGCCCGCGCCCTGGCTCCGCGTCCGCACGTGATCCTGGCCGACGAGCCCACCTCGGCGCTAGACCCGAAAACCACCCAATCCATCCTGGACTGCCTGCAGG
This genomic window from Chromobacterium phragmitis contains:
- a CDS encoding RICIN domain-containing protein, producing the protein MEQRYVIRSTQDNRYCIGVIDDTNGGKVVLAKYERGGTTRTRWTLDTFTGLIRLASSEQLVLDATPQSQGTQLTVTNYQFGKKSQTWDWVKKPQTIINSGNGMVVDNQGAVVELGNPIILWTDHNGSNQHWEFQVVEVALFKTVAEEEAAGAK
- a CDS encoding endonuclease/exonuclease/phosphatase family protein yields the protein MKSITICTYNIHKGMSPLNRHVRVGGMAEALAELSPDMLFLQEVQGKNLERALRHQIWPAQPQHHYLAGRLAHRAVYGLNASYGHGHHGNALLTRFHVREWCNRDISVNRFESRGVLQCLLQPDGWPQPVVALCGHFNLLAFDRRRQYRGLADYVRQGIADHLPLILAGDFNDWRCEASALLRQELGLEEAFLTLHGRHAQSFPARMPMLALDRIYVRGLKVESARVLGGRPWSGLSDHLPLCAEIRPLWRWP
- a CDS encoding methionine ABC transporter ATP-binding protein translates to MIHLQNVRKRFRRPEGGWFDAVAETSLTIKAGEVFGLIGFSGAGKSTLLRLINLLERPDDGAVIVDGQDLTSLSPKALRAARQNIGMVFQQFNLLANRTVAGNVAFPLEIAGWSKADIEKRVAECLAVVGLEDRANHYPAQLSGGQKQRVGIARALAPRPHVILADEPTSALDPKTTQSILDCLQDINARFGVTVVIVTHEMNVVRSICHRAAVLDQGRVVEVVDVNNREVEADSDLARSLLEAA